A stretch of the Sorangium aterium genome encodes the following:
- a CDS encoding AgmX/PglI C-terminal domain-containing protein, whose product MSSRRTGLVLILALAAGCGAPPPAAQSPAQPASPAQPASEGPTGSTSPEPETSAPPAPKPAAPPPDAQAPAAATPVEAAPPPPATARPDGNVRPGQATATGTLGGNISESQVRDVVEKHGELFDECYKIGVKSSPKFTGKVTVKATIGPTGKVNKADVVRSTAKNQQVDRCVADTFEKMQFPAPQGGVTTVITFPIEFSGVELVQP is encoded by the coding sequence ATGAGCTCTCGCCGAACAGGGTTGGTTCTGATCCTCGCGCTCGCCGCGGGCTGCGGCGCACCACCGCCAGCCGCCCAGTCGCCGGCGCAGCCCGCGTCGCCGGCGCAGCCCGCGTCGGAAGGGCCGACCGGCTCGACGTCCCCGGAGCCGGAGACCTCGGCCCCCCCGGCGCCGAAGCCCGCGGCGCCCCCGCCGGACGCGCAGGCCCCCGCGGCGGCCACGCCGGTCGAGGCGGCCCCGCCGCCGCCGGCCACCGCGAGACCGGACGGCAACGTGAGGCCCGGCCAGGCCACCGCGACCGGCACGCTGGGGGGCAACATCTCCGAATCGCAGGTCCGCGACGTCGTGGAGAAGCACGGCGAGCTGTTCGACGAGTGCTACAAGATCGGCGTCAAGAGCTCGCCGAAGTTCACGGGGAAGGTGACCGTCAAGGCGACCATCGGCCCGACCGGCAAGGTGAACAAGGCTGACGTGGTGAGGTCGACCGCGAAGAATCAGCAGGTCGATCGCTGCGTGGCCGATACGTTCGAGAAGATGCAGTTCCCCGCGCCCCAGGGCGGGGTCACGACCGTCATCACCTTTCCCATCGAGTTCAGCGGCGTCGAGCTCGTGCAACCCTGA
- a CDS encoding dihydrolipoamide acetyltransferase family protein yields the protein MVEVRMPQLGESVVEGTVSRWLVREGDFVKREQPLLEVATDKADTEIPAPIAGRVSQIAVAEGTVVAKEGLLCRIDETAQGEAQATAQRASAPPAPAPSEARAAAPAPGSNGHDESARPLTSPSTKKLARESGVDLRDVHGTGDHGRITRDDVMRAAHGASAEPAPQPSAAAQPASAAAELSQLIQASGGFVPPVPGVGYGAYKVPPYSPKPGDKVVPFSRRRRITADHMVYSKVTSPHVVTVAEVDLHETSKLRDLHKDEFKKAGVSLTFLSFICAAAVRALREHPEFNARVLENSYVVLRDVNLGVAVDTPGGLIVPSIKHADELSLRGIARSIDELAGRAKSGKITADDLANTTFTVSNPGLKGNLFGGAIISQPNVGILRMGEIKKRVVVVTKDKEDSIAIHPVMFLALSYDHRIIDGVLANSFLWRVTDILTRGEFEV from the coding sequence ATGGTCGAAGTTCGCATGCCACAGCTCGGCGAGAGCGTGGTCGAAGGAACCGTCTCGCGGTGGCTCGTGCGCGAGGGCGATTTCGTCAAGCGCGAGCAGCCGCTGCTCGAGGTTGCGACCGACAAGGCAGACACGGAGATCCCGGCGCCTATCGCGGGTCGTGTCTCGCAGATCGCGGTGGCCGAGGGGACCGTCGTCGCCAAGGAAGGTCTGCTCTGTCGGATCGACGAGACGGCGCAGGGCGAGGCCCAGGCGACGGCCCAGCGCGCGAGCGCGCCGCCGGCGCCGGCGCCGTCCGAAGCGCGGGCCGCCGCGCCGGCGCCCGGCAGCAACGGGCACGACGAGAGCGCCCGCCCCCTGACGAGCCCGTCGACGAAGAAGCTCGCGCGCGAGTCGGGCGTCGATCTGCGCGACGTGCACGGGACGGGCGATCACGGCCGGATCACGCGCGACGACGTGATGCGCGCGGCGCACGGCGCGTCGGCCGAGCCGGCGCCTCAGCCGAGCGCGGCGGCCCAGCCGGCGAGCGCGGCCGCGGAGCTGTCGCAGCTCATCCAGGCGAGCGGCGGGTTCGTGCCGCCGGTGCCCGGCGTCGGGTACGGCGCGTACAAGGTGCCGCCCTACTCCCCGAAGCCCGGCGACAAGGTGGTGCCCTTCAGCCGGCGCCGCCGCATCACCGCCGACCACATGGTCTATTCCAAGGTGACGTCGCCGCACGTGGTGACGGTCGCCGAGGTCGACCTGCACGAGACGTCGAAGCTGCGCGACCTCCACAAGGACGAGTTCAAGAAGGCGGGCGTGTCGCTCACGTTCCTGTCCTTCATCTGCGCCGCGGCCGTCCGCGCGCTGCGCGAGCACCCGGAGTTCAACGCTCGAGTGCTCGAGAACTCGTACGTGGTGCTGCGCGACGTCAACCTCGGCGTGGCGGTGGACACGCCCGGCGGCCTCATCGTCCCGAGCATCAAGCACGCGGACGAGCTGTCGCTGCGCGGCATCGCGAGGAGCATCGACGAGCTGGCCGGGCGCGCGAAGTCCGGCAAGATCACGGCCGACGACCTCGCGAACACGACCTTCACGGTCTCGAACCCCGGCCTCAAGGGGAACCTCTTCGGCGGCGCGATCATCTCGCAGCCGAACGTGGGCATCCTCCGGATGGGGGAGATCAAGAAGCGCGTCGTGGTGGTCACGAAGGACAAGGAGGACTCGATCGCGATCCATCCGGTCATGTTCCTCGCGCTCTCGTACGACCACCGCATCATCGACGGCGTGCTGGCGAACTCGTTCCTCTGGCGCGTCACCGACATCCTCACACGCGGGGAGTTCGAGGTATGA
- a CDS encoding glycosyltransferase family 39 protein has protein sequence MRDAAPDATAAPVPLAPSSESARERLAAGPPRVAGARAIRAASLGVIAFLLLQVLTYGYGRDQGIYAMVARAVLDGGMPYRDAFDFKPPGIFLIYALARALFGPAQWGIRVLEVLGLAGMCLAMASLAARLFGDRRIGVVAAALAVLVHAQLDFWHTAQPESFGGMLTIAALLVATPRGRDGASRAAPRGAALVVSGALFGAAGLLKPPLAGGGVVLAVALAAPALAELARRGSERAAVQRRSDAGPTAIQGEPARSATPASGPVRSTAAALLWAALRPALLIALGGVLPVLACAAWFALRGALGDLREVLFVFTPHYTALGWRGASVLGMAWYGVCEWLVHYSGPLAFGLACLVALHPERHERAGVALLAGVIAMHLVGVVMQAKFFPYHYGATWPLTAMLAALGLWKAWQRCTRSGVKVAAAALLAALVATAFARSATKDVADDYIERCAKRLAVLATGARDQARLDRLASVADVNAAANREVAAWLRERVAPGRPVFVWGFEPVIYDLADRPPATRYLYNVPQRAAWARQEARDALMRDLAASPPAAIVVERHDVFPSVTGDAIDSRDTLNGFPELAGLIEERYELAVSIEDFDVHLER, from the coding sequence GTGCGTGACGCCGCGCCGGATGCGACCGCAGCCCCCGTCCCCCTGGCCCCCTCGAGCGAGAGCGCGCGCGAGCGCCTCGCCGCCGGGCCGCCGCGCGTCGCGGGGGCGCGGGCGATCCGGGCGGCGTCGCTCGGCGTCATCGCGTTCCTGCTGCTGCAGGTGCTGACCTACGGCTACGGCCGCGATCAGGGCATCTACGCCATGGTCGCGCGCGCGGTGCTCGACGGCGGCATGCCTTACCGGGACGCGTTCGACTTCAAGCCGCCCGGCATCTTCCTCATCTACGCGCTCGCCCGCGCCCTCTTCGGGCCCGCGCAGTGGGGCATCCGCGTCCTCGAGGTCCTCGGCCTCGCCGGCATGTGCCTCGCGATGGCGTCGCTCGCCGCTCGCCTCTTCGGCGACCGGAGGATCGGGGTCGTCGCCGCCGCGCTCGCCGTGCTGGTGCACGCCCAGCTCGATTTCTGGCACACGGCGCAGCCCGAGTCGTTCGGGGGCATGCTCACCATCGCCGCGCTGCTCGTCGCCACGCCGCGCGGCCGCGACGGCGCGTCACGAGCCGCGCCGCGCGGCGCCGCGCTGGTCGTGTCGGGCGCGCTCTTCGGCGCCGCCGGCCTCCTCAAGCCGCCCCTCGCCGGGGGCGGCGTCGTGCTCGCCGTCGCGCTGGCCGCGCCCGCCCTCGCCGAGCTCGCGCGGCGCGGCTCGGAGCGGGCCGCCGTCCAGCGCCGGAGCGACGCGGGTCCGACCGCGATCCAGGGCGAGCCGGCGCGCTCTGCGACGCCTGCGTCCGGGCCGGTCCGATCGACGGCGGCCGCGCTCCTCTGGGCGGCGCTCCGGCCCGCCTTGCTCATCGCGCTGGGCGGCGTGCTCCCGGTGCTCGCCTGCGCCGCCTGGTTCGCCCTGAGGGGCGCGCTCGGCGATCTGCGGGAGGTCCTCTTCGTCTTCACGCCGCACTACACCGCGCTCGGGTGGCGCGGAGCGAGCGTGCTCGGCATGGCGTGGTACGGCGTCTGCGAGTGGCTCGTCCACTACTCCGGCCCGCTCGCGTTCGGCCTCGCCTGCCTGGTCGCGCTGCACCCCGAACGCCACGAGCGGGCGGGCGTGGCGCTGCTCGCGGGCGTGATCGCCATGCACCTCGTCGGCGTCGTGATGCAGGCGAAGTTCTTCCCCTACCATTACGGCGCGACGTGGCCGCTCACCGCGATGCTCGCCGCGCTCGGCCTCTGGAAGGCGTGGCAGCGGTGCACGCGGTCCGGCGTGAAGGTGGCCGCGGCGGCGCTCCTCGCGGCGCTCGTCGCGACCGCCTTCGCTCGCTCCGCGACCAAGGACGTCGCCGACGACTACATCGAGCGCTGCGCCAAGCGGCTCGCGGTGCTCGCCACGGGCGCGAGGGACCAGGCGCGCCTCGACCGCCTCGCGTCGGTCGCCGACGTCAACGCCGCGGCGAACCGGGAGGTCGCCGCGTGGCTGCGCGAGCGCGTCGCGCCGGGGCGCCCCGTGTTCGTGTGGGGCTTCGAGCCGGTGATCTACGATCTCGCCGATCGCCCGCCGGCGACGCGCTACCTCTACAACGTCCCGCAGCGCGCGGCGTGGGCCCGGCAGGAGGCGCGCGACGCGCTGATGCGCGACCTCGCCGCGAGCCCGCCGGCCGCGATCGTGGTCGAGCGCCACGACGTCTTCCCCTCGGTGACCGGCGACGCGATCGACTCGCGCGACACGCTGAACGGGTTCCCCGAGCTCGCGGGGCTCATCGAGGAGCGCTACGAGCTCGCCGTGAGCATCGAGGATTTCGACGTCCACCTCGAGCGCTGA
- the glyA gene encoding serine hydroxymethyltransferase produces MSATSEIQGLRPLGEVDPEIAELIRLEERREADTLRLIASENYVSRAVLEATGSVLTNKYSEGYPQKRYYEGQQQVDVVEELARTRVAKLFGADHVNVQPYSGSPANLAVYLAFAQANDTIMGLGLPAGGHLTHGWSVSITGKYFKSVPYGVRESDHRIDLDQVRDLARANRPKLIWCGTTAYPRTLDFAAFRSIADEVGAILAADIAHIAGLVAAGVHPSPVGIADVVTSTTHKTFRGPRGAMILCKKEHASAIDKAVFPGLQGGPHNHTTAAIAVAAKEASEEGFRAYAKQIVANAQALGRALESRGFRLITGGTDNHLLLIDMTPKGIAGKPYAQALDRAGIVANYNSIPFDPRKPFDPSGLRIGTPAVTSRGMGVAEMERLAAWMDEVAQNVNDEARIARIAAEVAELCRGFPAPGIRL; encoded by the coding sequence ATGAGCGCGACAAGCGAAATTCAGGGCCTGCGGCCGCTCGGCGAGGTCGATCCGGAGATCGCCGAGCTGATCCGCCTGGAAGAGCGGCGGGAGGCGGACACGCTCCGGCTCATCGCGAGCGAGAACTACGTGTCTCGGGCGGTGCTCGAGGCGACGGGCTCGGTGCTGACGAACAAGTACTCCGAGGGGTACCCGCAGAAGCGGTATTACGAGGGTCAGCAGCAGGTCGACGTGGTCGAGGAGCTCGCGCGGACGCGGGTGGCCAAGCTGTTCGGGGCCGACCACGTGAACGTGCAGCCCTACTCCGGCAGCCCGGCCAACCTGGCCGTCTACCTCGCGTTCGCCCAGGCGAACGACACGATCATGGGCCTCGGCCTGCCCGCGGGCGGGCACCTGACCCACGGCTGGTCGGTGAGCATCACCGGGAAGTACTTCAAGAGCGTCCCGTACGGCGTTCGCGAGAGCGATCACCGCATCGACCTGGATCAGGTCCGCGACCTGGCGCGCGCCAACCGGCCGAAGCTCATCTGGTGCGGGACGACGGCGTACCCGCGCACGCTCGACTTCGCCGCGTTCCGGTCGATCGCCGACGAGGTGGGGGCGATCCTGGCGGCGGACATCGCGCACATCGCGGGGCTCGTGGCCGCGGGGGTGCACCCGTCGCCGGTGGGCATCGCCGACGTGGTGACGTCGACGACGCACAAGACCTTCCGGGGCCCGCGCGGCGCGATGATCCTCTGCAAGAAGGAGCACGCGAGCGCGATCGACAAGGCGGTGTTCCCCGGCCTCCAGGGCGGTCCGCACAACCACACGACCGCGGCCATCGCGGTCGCGGCGAAGGAGGCCTCGGAGGAAGGTTTCCGGGCCTACGCGAAGCAGATCGTGGCGAACGCGCAGGCGCTCGGGCGCGCGCTGGAGTCGCGGGGCTTCCGGCTCATCACCGGCGGGACCGACAACCACCTGCTCCTCATCGACATGACGCCGAAGGGGATCGCGGGCAAGCCGTACGCGCAGGCGCTCGATCGCGCGGGCATCGTGGCGAACTACAACTCGATCCCGTTCGATCCGCGCAAGCCGTTCGACCCGTCGGGGCTCCGCATCGGCACGCCGGCGGTGACGTCGCGCGGGATGGGCGTCGCCGAGATGGAGCGCCTCGCGGCATGGATGGATGAGGTGGCGCAGAACGTGAACGACGAGGCGCGCATCGCGCGCATCGCCGCCGAGGTCGCGGAGCTCTGCCGCGGCTTCCCGGCGCCCGGCATCCGGCTTTAG
- a CDS encoding glycosyltransferase family 4 protein, with product MRIAIVSTPFIRVPPSGYGGTELFCHELAEGLSAHGHEVTLFATGDSVVTCRRRSLYGSPIWPPMPEDEVNHVAWAFVEIAREDGFDVIHVNSPIAVPFTRFVRVPAVHTLHHAPCGESSRIYARHPEVAYVAISARQRALEIPLPRSCVIHHGVTPARYPPSLSDEGYLAHLGRYAEEKGTHLALDIARAAGLPIKLAGRAHPKDQIYYLQEVVPRLRESGVSDLGEMGHDRKVALLRGARAVLCPLQWEEPFGLIAIEAMLCGTPVLGFRRGSFPEIVDEGVTGYLAPPGDLSRLAALAAGLARFDRAACARRARERFSSAVMVGKYEELYRTVTGPRRAEGSRAA from the coding sequence ATGCGGATCGCGATCGTCTCCACCCCGTTCATCCGGGTGCCCCCCTCCGGGTACGGCGGGACCGAGCTGTTCTGTCACGAGCTGGCCGAGGGGCTGTCGGCGCATGGACACGAGGTCACGCTCTTCGCGACGGGAGATTCGGTGGTCACCTGCCGTCGCCGGTCCCTCTACGGGAGCCCGATCTGGCCCCCGATGCCGGAAGACGAGGTCAACCACGTCGCCTGGGCCTTCGTGGAGATCGCGCGCGAGGACGGGTTCGACGTGATCCACGTGAACAGCCCGATCGCCGTCCCGTTCACCCGCTTCGTCCGCGTCCCGGCGGTGCACACCCTGCACCACGCGCCCTGCGGCGAGAGCTCGCGCATCTACGCGCGCCACCCGGAGGTCGCGTACGTGGCGATCAGCGCGCGGCAGCGCGCCCTGGAGATCCCGCTGCCGCGCTCGTGCGTCATCCATCACGGCGTCACGCCGGCGCGTTATCCGCCGAGCCTGAGCGACGAGGGCTACCTCGCGCACCTGGGCCGTTACGCCGAGGAGAAGGGGACCCACCTGGCGCTCGACATCGCGAGGGCCGCGGGCCTGCCGATCAAGCTCGCGGGCCGCGCGCACCCCAAGGACCAGATCTATTATCTCCAGGAGGTCGTCCCGCGCCTCCGGGAGAGCGGGGTATCGGATCTCGGGGAGATGGGCCACGACCGCAAGGTCGCGCTCCTGCGCGGGGCCCGCGCCGTCCTCTGCCCGCTCCAGTGGGAGGAGCCGTTCGGGCTGATCGCCATCGAGGCCATGCTTTGCGGCACCCCGGTGCTCGGCTTTCGCCGCGGTTCCTTTCCCGAGATCGTCGACGAGGGCGTCACCGGCTACCTGGCGCCGCCGGGCGACCTGTCGCGCCTCGCCGCGCTCGCCGCGGGCCTGGCCCGCTTCGATCGCGCCGCCTGCGCGCGCCGCGCGCGCGAGCGCTTCAGCAGCGCCGTGATGGTGGGCAAATACGAAGAGCTCTACCGGACCGTGACCGGCCCGCGGCGCGCCGAGGGCTCCCGGGCCGCGTGA